A section of the Primulina eburnea isolate SZY01 chromosome 1, ASM2296580v1, whole genome shotgun sequence genome encodes:
- the LOC140810380 gene encoding geranylgeranyl pyrophosphate synthase 7, chloroplastic-like produces MAVLATIPANETLFFRKYYFGKIKTSNNSRNNIIRMKIQPPNVATTSAAQPLSHDILISPSKPLDFVFPNFQFQDYMAAKVRRVNKALDDAVPLRNPIKIHQAMRYSLLAGGKRIRPALCLAACELVGGEEHMALPVACAIEMIHTMSLIHDDLPCIDNDDLRRGKPTNHKAFGEETAVLAGDALLALAFQHVAVNTRNVLPRRVVQAIAELGSAVGSEGLVAGQIVDICSEGKQISLDELEYIHVHKTSVLLEAAVVCGAIMGGGDAIQIKRLRKYARCIGLLFQVVDDILDVTKSSEELGKTAGKDLESDKATYPKLMGLEKAKEFAAELADKAMEELNSFDVLRSAPLYHLANYIAYRQN; encoded by the exons ATGGCTGTTCTAGCAACTATTCCTGCTAACGAAACCTTATTCTTTCGAAAATACTACTTTggtaaaatcaaaacatcaaataacAGTAGAAACAATATCATCCGAATGAAGATTCAGCCTCCGAATGTCGCGACGACGTCTGCAGCTCAACCTTTATCTCATGATATATTGATCAGTCCATCGAAGCCACTGGATTTTGTGTTTCCCAATTTCCAGTTTCAAGATTATATGGCAGCAAAGGTGCGGAGGGTGAACAAAGCCTTGGATGATGCAGTTCCGCTACGAAACCCCATTAAGATCCACCAGGCTATGAG GTACTCACTTCTTGCCGGCGGGAAACGTATTCGGCCAGCATTGTGCCTCGCTGCGTGCGAGCTGGTGGGGGGAGAAGAACACATGGCCCTCCCCGTTGCCTGCGCTATTGAGATGATACACACGATGTCGCTCATTCACGACGACCTCCCATGCATAGACAACGATGACCTACGCAGAGGGAAGCCGACGAATCACAAGGCTTTTGGGGAAGAAACTGCGGTTCTTGCAGGAGACGCCCTGCTTGCCCTCGCCTTTCAACACGTTGCGGTCAATACTAGAAACGTTTTGCCCCGGAGGGTAGTTCAGGCCATTGCCGAGCTGGGCTCTGCTGTCGGGTCCGAAGGGCTCGTCGCGGGACAAATAGTAGACATATGTAGCGAGGGAAAACAGATAAGCCTGGATGAATTGGAGTACATTCATGTACACAAAACATCGGTGCTTTTGGAAGCCGCGGTTGTGTGCGGCGCCATAATGGGCGGCGGGGATGCGATCCAGATTAAGAGGTTGAGGAAGTACGCGAGATGCATAGGGTTGCTCTTTCAGGTGGTGGATGATATTTTGGATGTCACGAAATCGTCCGAGGAACTAGGGAAGACTGCGGGGAAAGATTTGGAGAGCGATAAAGCGACGTATCCGAAGCTTATGGGGCTCGAAAAGGCAAAGGAGTTCGCTGCGGAACTGGCGGATAAGGCCATGGAGGAGCTTAATAGCTTCGACGTTCTGAGGTCAGCACCATTGTATCATCTGGCTAACTATATAGCCTATCGCCAGAATTAG
- the LOC140815994 gene encoding protein RSI-1-like, producing the protein MGSRTHSTATIFLVLSLVFFLTLSNVVQGYNHLRPQDCKPRCTDRCSATSHKKPCMFFCLKCCAKCLCVPPGTYGNKETCACYNNWKTKRGGPKCP; encoded by the exons ATGGGAAGCCGTACTCACAGTACCGCTACTATTTTCTTGGTTTTGTCCCTAGTTTTCTTCCTTACATTATCTAATGTTGTTCag GGGTATAATCATCTTCGACCTCAAG ATTGCAAGCCTCGATGCACGGACCGTTGCTCGGCTACATCGCACAAGAAGCCATGCATGTTCTTCTGCCTAAAGTGTTGCGCCAAGTGCCTGTGTGTGCCGCCGGGGACCTACGGCAACAAAGAGACATGCGCTTGCTACAACAATTGGAAGACTAAACGAGGCGGCCCTAAGTGCCCTTga